One genomic window of Amphiura filiformis chromosome 3, Afil_fr2py, whole genome shotgun sequence includes the following:
- the LOC140148687 gene encoding alpha-N-acetylgalactosaminide alpha-2,6-sialyltransferase 1-like, with product MRPKWCLRILMNLMAIVGGVTFACILYFKVSASDVDNHSTENEKSAIEKLVRNQQATHPRNTPSLTHTNGTTFIEFKNNSEYRFKVDDTFTPSTCPSSMQHKMLNNTWAKHFFRPQIQKFMHRGIFNRHEFDRLMPYSMPFGYKYTKDNVTYEELHGVLDNFGENTSIFNFSTKSRPECISCAVVGNGGILNGSKMGKEIDSHDMVFRVNHCIRRGHEEDVGTRTTHYVFMDRSLVHTQKEDIPRDEGIRYIFLPCRKADYKYIQATVGKPNPKQKFQTNAKNVRILHPDFVRYSHKIWESTRSFRPTTGGMMLFTALHACDSVSVYGMGFTWQYTEHYYDNKFLRFRNVKGSHDFKKEIAIMKQLDEDGVIKWYKRDVKEWMR from the exons ATGGCAATTGTTGGTGGTGTTACTTTTGCTTGCATCTTATACTTCAAAGTCTCCGCTTCTGATGTGGATAACCATAGTACTGA AAATGAAAAAAGTGCAATTGAGAAACTTGTAAGGAACCAACAAGCAACACATCCTAGAAACACACCATCTTTGACACATACCAATGGGACTACCTTCATTGAATTCAAAAACAACTCTGAGTATAGATTTAAGGTGGATGACACATTCACTCCCTCA ACTTGTCCTTCATCCATGCAGCATAAGATGTTGAATAACACCTGGGCAAAGCACTTTTTCCGTCCTCAAATCCAAAAGTTCATGCATAGGGGTATCTTCAATAGACATGAATTTGACAGGTTGATGCCGTATAGTATGCCGTTTGGATATAAATATACAAAAGATAATGTTACATATGAAG AACTACACGGTGTGCTAGATAATTTTGGTGAAAACACCTCTATCTTCAATTTTTCTACCAAGTCAAGACCCGAGTGTATCAGTTGTGCAGTGGTAGGCAATGGTGGTATTTTAAATGGATCCAAGATGGGCAAAGAAATTGATAGTCATGACATGGTATTTAG GGTAAATCATTGCATCCGTCGTGGCCATGAAGAGGATGTAGGCACCCGTACTACTCACTATGTGTTTATGGATAGGTCACTGGTACATACACAAAAAGAAGATATCCCTAGAGATGAG GGTATCAGGTATATCTTTCTACCTTGCCGCAAAGCAGACTATAAATACATCCAAGCTACTGTAGGCAAACCAAATCCCAAGCAGAAATTTCAGACAAATGCCAAAAATGTACGGATATTGCATCCTGATTTTGTACGCTACTCCCACAAAAT ATGGGAATCAACCCGGTCATTTCGCCCAACTACAGGTGGTATGATGTTATTTACAGCCCTGCACGCTTGCGACAGCGTCAGTGTCTATGGCATGGGTTTCACATGGCAGTACACAGAACATTACTATGATAATAAATTTCTTAGATTTAGAAATGTGAAAGGCAGTCATGATTTCAAGAAGGAAATCGCCATCATGAAACAACTCGATGAAGACGGAGTTATTAAGTGGTACAAGCGTGATGTGAAGGAGTGGATGAGGTAA